A genomic segment from Castor canadensis chromosome 1, mCasCan1.hap1v2, whole genome shotgun sequence encodes:
- the Gpr31 gene encoding 12-(S)-hydroxy-5,8,10,14-eicosatetraenoic acid receptor — protein sequence MSLPNCSVASPEVDTAVGTLLALECGLSLPGNAIALWTFFFRLKMWKPYTVYLFNLVVADLLLSVCLPFLVAFYLNHKVWGLNHTSYQVLVFLLTLSRGVGVAFLAAVALDRYLRVVHPRLKVNLLSPGSARGISGLIWLLMVALTHQGLFGPKTAQNSTDCPSFYPTRESSASATWQEMFFFFQFLLPFGLILFCNTSLIRILQKRLRESHKQPRLQRAKALVTVVLLLFVLCFLPSILARALVHIFRGSQSCPVWRKMVHTSDIAGSLTCLHSALNPAVYCFSNPAFTHSYRKVLSSLRGRRKAVEPPSSDLRDSYS from the coding sequence ATGTCACTCCCCAACTGCTCAGTGGCCAGCCCGGAGGTGGATACAGCCGTGGGCACCCTCCTTGCCCTGGAGTGTGGCCTGAGCCTGCCGGGCAATGCTATCGCCCTGTGGACCTTCTTCTTCCGCCTCAAGATGTGGAAGCCTTACACTGTCTACCTGTTCAACCTGGTGGTCGCCGACCTGCTGCTGTCTGTCTGCCTGCCATTCCTCGTGGCCTTCTATCTGAACCACAAGGTCTGGGGTCTCAACCACACATCATACCAGGTGCTGGTCTTCCTGCTGACCCTCAGCCGAGGGGTGGGAGTGGCTTTCCTGGCTGCAGTAGCTCTAGACAGGTATCTGCGTGTGGTCCACCCACGGCTCAAGGTCAACCTTCTGTCCCCCGGGTCAGCCCGGGGCATCTCAGGCCTCATCTGGCTTCTGATGGTAGCCCTCACCCACCAAGGCCTGTTTGGTCCCAAGACTGCCCAGAATTCCACTGACTGCCCCAGCTTCTACCCCACCAGAGAGTCATCCGCCAGCGCCACCTGGCAGGAGATGTTCTTCTTCTTCCAGTTCCTGCTTCCCTTCGGCCTCATCTTGTTCTGCAACACCAGCCTCATCAGGATCCTCCAGAAGAGACTCCGAGAGTCCCACAAGCAGCCCAGGCTGCAGAGGGCCAAGGCCCTGGTCACTGTGGTGCTGTTGCTGTTTGTACTGTGCTTCCTGCCCAGCATCCTGGCCAGGGCCCTGGTGCACATCTTTCGAGGGTCACAGAGCTGCCCTGTCTGGCGCAAGATGGTGCATACCTCGGACATCGCAGGCAGCCTCACCTGCCTGCACAGTGCCCTGAACCCGGCCGTCTACTGCTTCTCCAACCCGGCCTTCACCCACTCCTACCGGAAGGTGCTCAGCAGcctcagaggcaggaggaaggccGTGGAGCCTCCCAGCTCCGACCTCAGGGACTCCTACTCCTGA